GTAGTTAACATCGCTTCCGAGGTCGAGCAGGACAAGATCGACTTGGTGAGAGGCGGCGAGGACAGTATACTCGGCGGCGCTATATGCTCCGCGACTCCGGTGTTGTTCACCAAAAGCGTCGGCCTTGTGTCCATCACGCCGGTGGACTTTGCGGCGCAGGACTTCAACGCGGGATACACGGACACGACCATGAGCATGGACTACACCTACAAGGTGAATCAGACGGCGCAGAACTTCTCCACTCTCATAAGTAACGACGAGCTTCAGGATATGTATTGCAGCTCCGACATGATCATGCAATTGCGCGCCGCGTTTCTTCTGAGCTTGCGGCAGAACAAGACGCAGTGCGACGAGATTCTCTCGCAGCTCTTCCCGCTGCAGGAGGAGCCGGTGATGGACATCGACGCCACTCTCGACACGCTTGCTCTGAAGGTCGCGAAAGACCTGATCGACGATTATCCGGCGAATGATCCGAGATGGGCTCAACACCGGGACCTGTCGATGACCGTGAACGCGGTCACGTCGATGCAGATACCGCATCAGCTGGAGGGGAAGCAGAAAGCGCTGGATCTCTTTGTAATATTCTTGAAGGAACACAATTTGTGGGGCAGGCTCTGCGCGGTCACGTGCCGCGGCACCGTGATGTCGACGTCGCACGTGCTCGGCGAGTATGCCGAGAAGGTGGTCGCGGCGCTGACACTGTACAATCTACAGAGCAGACACGCGGAAATCATAGACGCGATGATAGACGAGACGTTGAATCAGAAGGAGGCCGTCGTGTCCGACGAGCTCGCGGCGCGCGATGTATTCTATCGCGAGGTGAGCACAATACATCTCTTCTTGCCGACTCTGGTGGAGAACGCGTGCGAGGTCACGCAGTCCGAGAGACCGTTGCACCAGGTCGGACAGTATATCATGCAAGTGAACGCCATTTTATTGGCTGTGCTGTACGAGGTGGTCAAGTATCGGCAGTACAGCGCTGAACGATTTGTCCCGGCCAAATTTTCCAACGAGACAACGGAATACCTTCCGTGGACGGCGGCGCCGGGCAAATACGGGCTAAGGAATTGCCTCAGCACGATGCAGAACATCACTGTCAAGCACGGTGTGACGGGAACCAGCGATCCCACTGTTCGAAACGAGCTGTACGAACAACTCGTCAGCCTGATCGATTTGATATTGGACGGAAGGAAGTGTCATCTGGAAAGCATTCGCGGCACGGAGAAGTTCGACGTTCTCTTAAAGCAGTACGAGACGGAGCGCGCTAATCTTATACAGCCGCTGATAAAGGAGGAGCAGTACGACAACGCCGCCATACTGGCCGAGAAGTATTGCGACTTCCCGTCGCTCGTGCAAATTTGCGAGTTGACGAACAACAAGAGCCGGCTCGACGGCTACATAGAAAAGTTCGCGGCGCAAGACTTCGCCGGCTTTCTGTTCTCCTGGTACGTGAAAGACGGACGTCAGGGACAGTTGGTGGAGAGATGCAGGCGCGGCGGCACCGCGGAACTAACCGAGAAGCTGTCGGAACACCCGACTTTGTCCTGGGTGCAAGCGGCGCTGACCGACGACCTGCAGCTCGCCGCCAACACGCTTCACAGCCTGGCGGTGCAAGAATCCGAGCTGGTCACGCGGAAAAAGTCGATGCTCTCGTTATCCAAGCTGGCGTTGCTCGCGTCTGACGAGCCGGAGGACAAAGTGGCGGATTGCGTGAAAACCATCGACAGGCAATTGATACTCATAGCTTACCAAGAGGATCTGCCGAATCAAGTGCTCGAATCGTACGGCTACGACACTAAGAAGCTGCGAGTGCTCACGCCGAGGGAATTAATTATGTTGTACACGTCGAGCGACAACGTTATAGCTAACGAATATGATTTCAAGAAAGCCCTCGATCTGCTGGACTACATAGAACACGAAGAGGACAAATCGGCATTGAGATTGCAAATCTGGGCACGCGCAGCTCGGCGAAATCAGTGGAACAATGTGGACAAGAATCCGGAGCAGGAAGTGCAAGAGACATTGTTCTTCAAGTTGATGGACCTTACATATTTTATGGGtaagaaacatttatatatttatgttcatACAAACTACAagatctttataaatatattcaatgataatatattcacgtttatatttttgtcgcACAGGTGGAAAGGTTGACAAATTTTTGCCGCACATTGATATGCTTCTGAGAGAACCAGAACTTGGAGAGCTTGCTGCTTCGAGTAACTTCCagtttcttataaaattaatatacgagTATGCTTATCGaagttattaatgtaaaaagctatgatattaatatttttatatgcgataaataaatgattgttGATAGAATGAAATTGTGAAGGAATAGTATTATCACACGCTAGTAtttcttgttaaaattaacatttacgACTATTTATGTTTACATTCGATATTTGATAAGTCCttggaaaaaatatgaaaatacaatttttttcgagtaaagtaatttttattttttaatacgatttatctttctcctCAAAATAGCCATTTGCAGCATCAATTACTTCAGTATTCGAGCCGAATCTCTTTCCACCCAATCATTTTTTCAAGTCTGGAAATAGGAAAAAGTGACAGAGAGCTAAATCTGGAGAAAACGGTGGATGGTCGACTAATTCGGAGCGTAatttagcattaaaatatattggatttataaaatatgatttgatATTTTCAAGCGAGTTAGATACAGCTGGTTTGGAGTTGGCATTAAACAATAAGTCCTACAGCATCTGTgacattttttagaaaaatgataacaataaatatataccataacgtatacataatattatacatgaaaaataattttatagaaggcaaaatttattttctacataaaattattctacttaaaatttattattagtttttattagaaactctctatatgacaattttattttcatgtgATGAATACTTTGATATTAAAGTGCTatgagaattttaataaaagtttaataagacTGCAATTATACTgctgtaatttttgtatttgtatcaaAGTTTTATACCGACAGGTGATAGAGTTAGGGTGATTATTTCCAACGTtgattaacttatttaatCGACGGTTCAAATTTGACAAAATCGCTAACATGAAGAATGAAATATCGtcattgaaaaagaaaaaaatataaaactttttctttcgatGATTATATCTTATTCGTGCTGGCAATTTTGTCAACAAGTTTTAACGAGCGAAAGTTAATCGACGttggaaataataatcttcAGCGTGATTATTCATAGCGTTTTTGACAgaacaaatttaaatcaatctGGGAGCGATGACGTCACTGGCTTGTTTCCGCCAATAAAAGGCTTGAAttcatagtaaaatagtgattaattGTTCCGGGATGGATCAAAATTCGTTCAGTcgaaaacgttataattaatatgtagcgttagtatttttattgagatttttataaatataaatatatttacattattttctccCTTCTTTAcgtattctaaataaaattatttttaacacacGAATGTCAACAATTGTTCACGATTGTCGTAAGAAGTCAGCTCAGTTTGACTTTTTTCCGACAAAAATCTAATGACTTGCCGACAGAAGCTTCCCAACTCGCTGTTTATTGGCAGCCAATCGGCGCGTCCGACAACATTGACAAATGTTAAATGAAACCATACCCTAATCACACATGAAACGGAAGCGTTTGTATGCTTGTCTGTTCTTTCAATCTATTCTTGTGCTTTTTCTATGATAGAGTGTACGAAGGAAAACAATCAGCAAAATGGCAGATCTTCCGGAGAAATCAGCTGTTACacgaaaaaagaattttgtcgaacaaaatattctttgcGTTAAACGTTCTCGTCCAGCAGAACCCAAACAGCGATTCGTCGATACTCGTTTTGGCAAAACGCATGACTTGAAAAATAGCGGATTACTTCCATTTTATGTGCACAAAAAAGTACGACGATTATATTACGAAAAGTTTCTCCTGTCATATTTGTCTGtagtttctaatatttttttttggttcGCTGTCTTTATGTACACTTTTCTTCAGAACTATGGAAATTTACCGAGATTTATTGCGATAAAAGCCGACGTGGGCGTAAAAACGGAAATGATTGAACAACGTGATAAAGATAAGACGTCGAAAATATCTTCTTGTCGATATATTGATAAGGAAGAGCGGAAGATGTTGCTAGATGTACGTATAAGCGTCTAATTAGATCTTTGTAATCTCGCAGTCTTCAATTAAGAGTAATCGTATGCATACCCGAAAGCAGGGTATGAAACAAAAGTGGGAGGAAAcgatgaaaaaatttcaacgacTGCCGTTTCTCATCGATACGCTACCGAAGGCGCAAAAGAAAGCGAAGATAGAACGTGAATTGCAACAACTTGAAAAAGATATAGCAATTCTCGAGCAGCATCCGCatgtatatgtttatgatAATAACAATGCGTGAATTGTTATGAATTATAACGCAAGTATGTCTCGcacaaattcaaaatttacgCTAGCAATATATTTGAGCAACTTTTAGGATTatatgtgatataaaaaattaacaagtaataaataaaatttgtaaagttttataaCAAGAGAAATGGAAGAAAGAACTAGCAAATCTGATTGGCTACGGTTATAAAACTTGCATTGATGCATACTTGTAGATCTGCAAGTATTTACCAATCACAGGCGATTTTTACTCAACGATTTTATAACTACTGTTTTTTGAACACAACTTTGTGTTTTTACCAACTCACtgatttgaattaatttattacataggttttttataatttgaatcaaaatgatataaaatgtagaatagttagacaatataataaaaaatgtcactgaaaattataacctttgtttgtaaaaattttattgaaatttactaaaaatattataaactataataaagaaaattttttattttctttcaacttGGATTTCAAGATGCCAATTCTATTTTTaccacaaaataaaatataaacacagAAGTATAAACCTTGTTGTTCGACAGtaatatagcgttttcgattatacaggatttgaacgacccagggttgatcaatcactattttactataaatgcaagtctttcattggtggagaggttgcaatgacgtcattaaccaaccctgggtcgttcaaatcctgtataatcgaaaacgctaatagTGAAACCAATGCAATGTTCGTTCGCAACGGACGATAATCGACTGACACGCAGAGCTGCCAGATTGAAGACCCGTGCAACGAGCGACCAACGCAcacacaagcgagaatcgCGTACGTGGTTGCGCAAAGCGCTCTGCGCAGCTGTGTACACGATTCTCGATTGTGTGTGTGTTCGGTGGCTCGTTGCTCGGGTTTTCAATCTGGCAGCTCTGCTAACACGGGATAAACAGGCAAAACGTCGATACGCTCGCAGCCCCTCTTTACGACGACTGTTTCAGCTCCATTGAGCGCCTGTTCGCTAGAAAATAGTGCTATTTCTGAAGAATTTTTGTAACAGATTCACGAAGCTAATTCAAAATGGTAAGCGAATGCATCATACAGATACagtaaattgataaaattttcccATTCTCGCAAATCTATGCCATATCCTTCTCATGTTAGCCCGATACtcctacaaaaataattttggaacgatatatttataaggcATTCTCTACGTACACAAACAAATCTatcatagaaattattttgtcttacAGGGTAACGAAAGCTCGCTGCCTATGGAACTTTGTTCAAACTGTAAGTTTGTCGAGAATATATTGAATCTTATTCGAATATCTCGAAATAacctaattttttttgtcatatatgaaacattttgAGAAGCAACTATCctggaattatttatcttcTATACTTTGTGAATATGAtttgtaatattgttaaaaattcatgCAAGTGATGCACAGTATTTATGCgtgatattgatatttctaaCACTTTGATATGtcctaatatataaatgttgatGTTCAGTTGATGTAGATGAAATCCGAAGATTGGGGAAAAGATTTCGGAAATTAGATTTGGATAACAGCGGAGCTCTTAGCATTGATGAATTTATGTCCTTACCCGAGTTACAACAGAATCCATTAGTACAACGTGTTATTGATATATTCGATGCAGACGGTAATGGAGAAGtagattttaaagaatttattcatGGTGTTTCTCAATTCAGTGTCAAGGTAATATTACTCATTTTACAAATAGcgattattgtattttttcatatacaaatagttatataaattattgatttgtaGGGTGATAAAGAGAGCAAATTGCGCTTTGCATTTAGAATTTATGACATGGATAATGATGGTTATATAAGTAACGGAGAACTTTTCCAAGTACTAAAAATGATGGTAGGCAATAACTTGAAGGACACACAATTACAGCAAATTGTCGATAAAACAATTCTGTTTGCTGACAAAGATGAGGACGGCAGGATTAGCTTCGAAGAATTTTGTTctgtaagtaataaattatatcttttctgTATAATTGTACAATACATACTTATTATTACACATGCCATAACTATACTTTTTATGGCCATTTTAGGTTGTTGGTAATACAGatattcataagaaaatgGTAGTTGATGTTTAAGTGATCCAAATTTGTGCAAAAGtcttaatttacaaaatgtggtattttaatatatatttgaaatctataaactctaataatatattaacagatttatGGGATAGTTCTAACAAAGATCTGTTTAGATTGAACTCACAATTATCGTTCTTAAGTCTTTATCATAACAAATCTatttaaacagaaaatttaaatgacaTGCCAGGCGATGTATGGTGCATGAACATTCGATTAACTTGATACAGATTTTGATACGGCATCGAAGGATatggaataaattaaactatCTTGTATGTTCCTTCAAGAAGTAATTGTCAATGTGATCTTAGACTTTCAACTGGTAATTTAAGTTCAAAGTTACATAACGTCCAATTTTTTCAAAGCTTaggaaaatgttaattttcttcaatgcctggcaaaaaaattttggacaTAGATAATTTTAAGTCATTTCTTCCATTTTAATGATTCTTAGTAAAGAAAGCACGAAAGTAAAATCAAATCTTGCATTATTGATACAATTGTCATACTATAActtatcatattttctttattacttgTAATTGTTCATATTATCCATAATGAcgttaatatcataaaagattTCATTCAATAACCTTGGCAAG
The window above is part of the Linepithema humile isolate Giens D197 chromosome 8, Lhum_UNIL_v1.0, whole genome shotgun sequence genome. Proteins encoded here:
- the Nup133 gene encoding nuclear pore complex protein Nup133, which gives rise to MDRTSLGSPLGWSLSSPRKRMSIVQSLKKNSSTTSMSGRTNQSVQVICRTQSHTVESFGSPLPVLVTEALTFVDRNTAVSVNISVDGWAWLVYGRKLLVWQCKTNIHDPKQRRTFKTQCRELLLPQSDLAHKADCIAVWVPAGQQVPSCMAVSPEGVVRFWASVAHEGSSVETSAELAGQEVDCLIHVPGHGCILATTTCTVALLQPQLSNGKNNITCQVLRTSQGWLGGIGRRMTSLIFGAIPQSPVAETKLVKIVCTALEEGGSRVLIHAGSSLQYWFFSHNEQEKMEFDEDITHIVQQAFQRKIWESSPQDMCTWFIDMQTCEEGIVLLMAAYSDLSIQIQFALGLLPLAGTTLSNAFKWFIPIKIDPLLFFHNDIESTLVSYHFVLCGWEAIVYNRHNVLVVNIASEVEQDKIDLVRGGEDSILGGAICSATPVLFTKSVGLVSITPVDFAAQDFNAGYTDTTMSMDYTYKVNQTAQNFSTLISNDELQDMYCSSDMIMQLRAAFLLSLRQNKTQCDEILSQLFPLQEEPVMDIDATLDTLALKVAKDLIDDYPANDPRWAQHRDLSMTVNAVTSMQIPHQLEGKQKALDLFVIFLKEHNLWGRLCAVTCRGTVMSTSHVLGEYAEKVVAALTLYNLQSRHAEIIDAMIDETLNQKEAVVSDELAARDVFYREVSTIHLFLPTLVENACEVTQSERPLHQVGQYIMQVNAILLAVLYEVVKYRQYSAERFVPAKFSNETTEYLPWTAAPGKYGLRNCLSTMQNITVKHGVTGTSDPTVRNELYEQLVSLIDLILDGRKCHLESIRGTEKFDVLLKQYETERANLIQPLIKEEQYDNAAILAEKYCDFPSLVQICELTNNKSRLDGYIEKFAAQDFAGFLFSWYVKDGRQGQLVERCRRGGTAELTEKLSEHPTLSWVQAALTDDLQLAANTLHSLAVQESELVTRKKSMLSLSKLALLASDEPEDKVADCVKTIDRQLILIAYQEDLPNQVLESYGYDTKKLRVLTPRELIMLYTSSDNVIANEYDFKKALDLLDYIEHEEDKSALRLQIWARAARRNQWNNVDKNPEQEVQETLFFKLMDLTYFMGGKVDKFLPHIDMLLREPELGELAASSNFQFLIKLIYEYAYRSY
- the LOC105678556 gene encoding enkurin, producing MADLPEKSAVTRKKNFVEQNILCVKRSRPAEPKQRFVDTRFGKTHDLKNSGLLPFYVHKKNYGNLPRFIAIKADVGVKTEMIEQRDKDKTSKISSCRYIDKEERKMLLDGMKQKWEETMKKFQRLPFLIDTLPKAQKKAKIERELQQLEKDIAILEQHPHVYVYDNNNA
- the LOC105678532 gene encoding calcineurin subunit B type 2, coding for MGNESSLPMELCSNFDVDEIRRLGKRFRKLDLDNSGALSIDEFMSLPELQQNPLVQRVIDIFDADGNGEVDFKEFIHGVSQFSVKGDKESKLRFAFRIYDMDNDGYISNGELFQVLKMMVGNNLKDTQLQQIVDKTILFADKDEDGRISFEEFCSVVGNTDIHKKMVVDV